A genomic stretch from Halorhodospira halophila SL1 includes:
- the smc gene encoding chromosome segregation protein SMC: MHLKRIKLAGFKSFVDPTSVPLPGRMVAVVGPNGCGKSNIIDAVRWVMGESSAKHLRGESMTDVIFSGSSARSPVGKASIELVFDNSDGAIGGQYAAYNEISVKRQVNREGQSQYSLNGTRCRRRDISDVFMGTGLRPRGYTIIEQGMISRVIESRPEELRVYLEEAAGISVYKERRRETERRIRDTRENLERLEDVRDEVHKQLEKLRRQAETAERYRTYKAEERRLRGELSLLRLRDLDQRIGERDASIRDQENQREAAVAEQRRAEREIEALRESARERHEALNTIQGRYYEIGAEIASVDERIQSARDLRRRREEELAEASRALEELDGTVTADQEKRAVLEERVEELEPALEAASEEEQVAESAQEDARGRLDAWRDEADSVRSEQTAAQRREEVERTRHDAAARRVRELDERIEALDDEHESVDLHALESAISELEAEEEQLSAELEDLQQRRDAAAEELETRAAERDQVAQELEAAREAVSGTRARLTSLETLQESALGRRGDERHAWLERRGWAGAPRLAETVRVDEGWQRAVEAILGDALQGVCIEPHSLPSEGAPDGGPLTLVGDAQQLPAPEEDRLAARVHGSEAARELLAGIRCAADAAAAEALRPGLAAGETVVTPDGVWMGANWVRLPGQEDAESGVLEREQEIQTLREEVEAAEARVQEAEGRLADARGGAAEAERRRDELAAELGPLHRRHADLQARLEHRREALDRARARREELASERSRLVEQRDAAREEQEEAAAAAEEAAAGAATAAERAAEVEAQQQDQREQLERAGERLREARERRYDLSGKLESARTALESVREQLRRAEEQRERYARRREELASALAGDEDPVAELTEKRETLLARRSEAETQLAEARSQAEHLDHQLREQEQARTEAEQRAERLREGLEALRLETGELRVHRSHEADALAELGESEADVAERLAEDATVDAWEKALEQTTERIRRLGSVNLAAIDECQQLEERRGYLDEQHADLNEALETLETAIRRIDRETRARFRETFDQVNEGLGRFFPRLFGGGRAYLELTDDDLLSTGVVVMAQPPGKRVSSIHLLSGGEKALTAVALVFAIFNLNPAPFCLLDEVDAPLDEANVGRFCDLVEEMSEKVQFVLITHNRTTMERASHLLGVTMNEPGVSRLVAVDVDEALDIAEPG, encoded by the coding sequence ATGCATCTCAAGCGGATCAAACTCGCCGGCTTCAAGTCCTTCGTGGACCCGACCTCCGTGCCCCTGCCGGGGCGCATGGTCGCCGTGGTGGGGCCCAACGGCTGCGGCAAGTCCAACATCATCGACGCCGTGCGCTGGGTCATGGGCGAGAGCTCGGCCAAGCACCTGCGCGGCGAGTCCATGACCGACGTCATCTTCAGCGGCTCCAGCGCCCGCTCGCCGGTTGGCAAGGCCAGCATCGAGCTCGTCTTCGACAACAGTGATGGCGCCATCGGCGGGCAGTACGCCGCCTACAACGAGATCTCGGTGAAGCGACAGGTCAACCGCGAGGGGCAGTCGCAGTATTCCCTTAACGGCACCCGCTGCCGGCGCCGCGACATCTCCGATGTCTTCATGGGCACCGGGCTGCGGCCGCGCGGCTACACCATCATCGAGCAGGGCATGATCTCGCGGGTGATCGAGTCCCGCCCCGAGGAGCTGCGCGTCTACCTCGAGGAGGCGGCGGGGATCTCCGTCTACAAGGAGCGGCGGCGGGAGACCGAGCGGCGCATCCGGGATACCCGCGAGAACCTGGAACGCCTCGAGGATGTCCGGGACGAGGTCCACAAGCAGCTCGAGAAGCTGCGTCGCCAGGCCGAGACCGCCGAGCGCTACCGGACGTACAAGGCCGAGGAGCGGCGACTGCGCGGCGAACTCTCACTGCTGCGCCTGCGCGATCTGGATCAGCGCATCGGCGAGCGCGACGCCAGTATCCGTGATCAGGAAAATCAGCGCGAGGCCGCGGTGGCGGAGCAGCGCCGCGCCGAGCGCGAGATCGAGGCCCTGCGCGAGTCCGCCCGCGAGCGCCACGAGGCCCTGAATACCATCCAGGGTCGCTACTACGAGATCGGCGCCGAGATCGCCTCCGTGGACGAGCGGATTCAGAGCGCCCGCGACCTGCGCCGGCGGCGTGAAGAGGAGCTGGCCGAGGCGAGTCGCGCACTCGAGGAGCTCGATGGCACCGTCACCGCCGACCAGGAGAAACGGGCCGTCCTTGAGGAGCGGGTCGAGGAGCTGGAGCCCGCCCTGGAGGCGGCCAGCGAAGAGGAGCAGGTGGCTGAATCGGCCCAGGAGGACGCCCGCGGGCGCCTCGACGCCTGGCGCGACGAGGCCGATTCGGTCCGCAGCGAGCAGACCGCGGCGCAGCGCCGCGAGGAAGTGGAGCGGACCCGTCACGATGCAGCCGCCCGGCGTGTCCGTGAGCTCGATGAGCGCATCGAGGCCCTCGACGATGAGCACGAGTCGGTGGACCTGCATGCCCTGGAGAGCGCCATCAGCGAGCTGGAGGCGGAGGAGGAGCAGCTCTCCGCCGAGCTCGAGGATCTGCAGCAGCGCCGCGATGCCGCCGCCGAGGAGCTGGAGACCCGGGCCGCCGAGCGGGACCAGGTGGCCCAGGAGCTGGAGGCGGCGCGTGAGGCCGTCTCCGGGACCCGCGCCCGGCTCACGTCCCTGGAAACCCTTCAGGAGTCGGCCCTGGGGCGACGCGGGGATGAGCGTCACGCCTGGCTCGAACGACGGGGTTGGGCCGGCGCACCGCGCCTGGCCGAGACCGTGCGCGTGGATGAGGGTTGGCAGCGCGCGGTGGAGGCGATCCTCGGCGACGCCCTGCAGGGTGTCTGCATTGAGCCGCACTCGCTGCCCAGCGAAGGGGCGCCGGACGGCGGACCGCTGACCCTGGTCGGCGATGCCCAGCAGCTGCCCGCACCGGAGGAGGACCGCCTGGCGGCGCGTGTGCACGGCAGTGAGGCGGCCCGTGAGCTGCTGGCCGGGATCCGCTGCGCCGCGGATGCTGCTGCCGCGGAGGCGCTGCGCCCCGGTCTGGCCGCCGGCGAGACCGTGGTCACCCCGGACGGGGTCTGGATGGGCGCCAACTGGGTGCGCCTGCCGGGGCAGGAGGATGCCGAGAGCGGCGTGCTCGAGCGCGAGCAGGAGATCCAGACCCTGCGCGAAGAGGTGGAGGCCGCCGAGGCGCGGGTCCAGGAGGCCGAGGGACGGCTGGCCGACGCGCGGGGTGGCGCTGCCGAGGCCGAGCGCCGCCGCGACGAGTTGGCCGCCGAACTGGGGCCGTTGCACCGCCGCCACGCCGATCTGCAGGCGCGTCTGGAGCACCGTCGGGAGGCGCTGGACCGGGCCCGGGCGCGGCGCGAGGAGCTGGCCAGCGAACGCAGCCGGTTGGTCGAGCAGCGTGATGCCGCCCGCGAGGAGCAGGAAGAGGCCGCCGCCGCTGCCGAGGAGGCGGCCGCCGGCGCCGCCACCGCCGCCGAGCGGGCCGCCGAGGTGGAGGCGCAGCAGCAGGATCAGCGTGAGCAGCTGGAGCGGGCCGGCGAGCGTCTGCGCGAGGCGCGTGAGCGCCGCTACGACCTCTCCGGCAAGCTCGAGAGCGCCCGCACGGCCCTGGAATCCGTGCGCGAGCAGTTGCGCCGAGCCGAGGAGCAGCGCGAGCGCTACGCCCGTCGTCGGGAGGAGTTGGCGAGCGCCCTGGCCGGGGACGAAGACCCGGTGGCCGAGCTGACCGAGAAGCGCGAAACCCTGCTGGCCCGCCGTTCCGAGGCGGAGACGCAGCTGGCCGAGGCGCGCAGCCAGGCCGAGCACTTGGATCACCAGCTGCGCGAGCAGGAGCAGGCGCGCACCGAGGCCGAGCAGCGCGCCGAGCGGCTGCGCGAGGGACTGGAGGCGCTGCGCCTGGAGACCGGTGAGCTACGGGTCCACCGCAGCCACGAAGCCGACGCCCTGGCCGAGCTCGGCGAGTCGGAGGCCGACGTGGCCGAGCGGTTGGCCGAGGACGCCACCGTGGATGCCTGGGAGAAGGCGCTGGAGCAGACCACCGAGCGCATCCGCCGGTTGGGGTCGGTGAACCTGGCGGCCATCGACGAGTGCCAGCAGCTGGAGGAGCGCCGCGGCTATCTGGATGAGCAGCACGCCGACCTCAACGAGGCCCTGGAGACCCTGGAGACGGCGATTCGCCGCATCGACCGGGAGACCCGCGCGCGGTTTCGTGAGACCTTCGATCAGGTGAACGAGGGCCTGGGCCGCTTCTTTCCGCGGCTGTTCGGGGGCGGGCGCGCCTACCTGGAACTGACCGACGACGACCTGCTGTCTACCGGGGTGGTGGTCATGGCGCAGCCGCCGGGTAAACGGGTATCGAGCATCCATCTGCTCTCCGGCGGCGAGAAGGCGCTGACCGCGGTCGCGCTGGTCTTTGCCATCTTCAACCTCAACCCGGCGCCGTTCTGCCTCCTCGATGAGGTGGACGCCCCGCTCGACGAGGCCAACGTCGGCCGCTTCTGCGACCTGGTCGAGGAGATGTCGGAGAAGGTCCAGTTCGTGCTGATCACCCACAACCGGACCACCATGGAGCGCGCCTCCCATCTGCTCGGTGTCACCATGAATGAGCCCGGCGTCTCGCGACTGGTGGCGGTGGATGTGGACGAGGCGCTCGATATCGCCGAGCCCGGATAA
- the queF gene encoding preQ(1) synthase → MSTEPSKTLETFENPNPERDYTIRMEIPEFTCLCPKTGQPDFATLNLEYIPERHCVELKSLKLYIWSYRDVGGFHEALTNQILGDLVAATQPRYMKLTAHFNVRGGIWTTVEAEHHGR, encoded by the coding sequence ATGTCAACGGAACCGTCGAAAACGCTGGAGACCTTCGAAAACCCCAACCCGGAACGGGATTACACCATCCGCATGGAGATCCCGGAGTTCACCTGCCTGTGCCCGAAGACCGGCCAGCCCGACTTCGCCACACTCAACCTGGAGTACATCCCGGAACGGCACTGCGTGGAGCTCAAGTCGCTGAAGCTCTACATCTGGTCCTACCGCGACGTGGGCGGGTTCCACGAAGCCCTGACCAACCAGATCCTTGGTGACCTGGTCGCCGCCACGCAGCCGCGCTACATGAAGCTGACGGCGCATTTCAATGTCCGCGGCGGGATCTGGACCACGGTCGAGGCCGAGCACCACGGCCGCTGA
- the gluQRS gene encoding tRNA glutamyl-Q(34) synthetase GluQRS: protein MTPPGPPFATRFAPSPTGPLHFGSLVAALGGWIEARHHGGVWHVRIDDLDPPREEPGAADAILHTLTTYALEWDGPVVYQSQRGTAYQAAIETLREQGLAYPCGCTRKEIQAAASAHGPIGVVYPGTCRDGLPAGRAERAVRVRTMGAHIAFTDRAEGRVTTDLEAEVGDFVIRRADGLFAYHLACAVDDAAYGYTHIIRGRDLLACTPPQIHLQRLLGLPEPEYHHLPLARNQAGQKLSKQNHAPPLTDDQAPANLVDALALLGYTPPPALRRSTPAEVLAWALAARGGSEPSA from the coding sequence ATGACGCCCCCCGGCCCGCCTTTCGCCACCCGCTTCGCCCCGTCGCCGACGGGGCCGTTGCACTTCGGCTCCCTGGTGGCGGCACTGGGGGGCTGGATCGAGGCCCGCCACCACGGCGGGGTGTGGCATGTGCGCATCGACGACCTGGACCCGCCCCGGGAGGAGCCCGGCGCCGCCGATGCCATCCTGCACACCCTGACGACCTACGCCCTGGAGTGGGACGGGCCGGTGGTCTATCAGAGCCAGCGGGGCACCGCGTACCAAGCGGCCATCGAGACCCTGCGTGAGCAGGGCCTGGCCTATCCCTGCGGGTGCACGCGCAAGGAGATCCAGGCTGCCGCCAGCGCCCACGGCCCCATCGGCGTGGTGTATCCCGGCACCTGCCGCGACGGACTGCCCGCCGGGCGCGCGGAGCGAGCGGTTCGGGTGCGGACCATGGGCGCCCACATCGCCTTCACCGATCGCGCCGAAGGCCGGGTCACCACCGACCTGGAGGCCGAGGTCGGCGATTTCGTCATCCGCCGGGCCGATGGCCTCTTCGCCTACCACCTGGCCTGTGCGGTGGACGACGCAGCCTACGGCTATACGCACATCATCCGCGGCCGCGACCTGCTGGCCTGTACCCCGCCACAGATCCACCTGCAGCGGCTGCTCGGGCTCCCCGAGCCGGAGTACCACCACCTGCCGCTGGCCCGGAACCAGGCCGGACAGAAGCTCTCCAAGCAGAACCACGCGCCGCCGCTGACGGACGATCAGGCGCCTGCGAATCTGGTCGATGCCCTGGCCCTGCTCGGCTACACGCCTCCGCCCGCACTCCGCCGGTCCACACCGGCGGAGGTCCTGGCCTGGGCCCTAGCGGCCCGCGGCGGATCAGAACCGTCGGCTTAA
- a CDS encoding TonB-dependent siderophore receptor, with translation MERLNADRLEELAGAVPGAHAGREEGGLGTAWTLRGFEVTTPQWNGLTDIDRLFVRDPYTVEQVEVVPGPDAILQGVTSPGGSIRYQGKRPEYTPAHEVGVEAGYPDHRRVVADTTGPVGDHLAYRLTLAGQDGESRPAEQQTERLHALAGLAWRYHADGELRLEHGFQRNRQPYDMGTVWLEDGPVYDTPLHSPDQESDRRYQRTALYWDHALTEGLAVSLRAAHSEVEREEAIVGFYSFGLLPAPEPVAGYAARIDDQYTQDDLRLQLEYEHDTARTRWHWVVGGDMHRQEIDFRRDQLRYWDDDDDWWQQFSVDPRDPDFAGIELSNLALTRQERPEETDRYGAYLANRLEVGARWAFTAGVRHTEYEVRKANEDDPELAIAAEDRALTWQAGLQLDVTRRAQLFAHAGTGIRPNEGIDRHGDFLPSRESAVTELGWRYAPDRRQQLVVAAYHLREENLPQEDEAYSEEDYFRAVGEVEVEGVEARYVLDTGAWRIAPNATLQRSRNYDEDEPAERGNHFEGVPRHLAGLEVDHDLGAYTPLALRLWYCAEYVGGWYLDDANDYRTDGYTLHSLGAIYQWPEGTRLDLRVRNATDERYLAAPRVQGERREVRLGLSRRF, from the coding sequence TTGGAGCGTTTAAACGCGGATCGCCTGGAGGAACTCGCCGGTGCCGTCCCCGGGGCGCATGCCGGACGCGAGGAAGGCGGGCTCGGTACGGCCTGGACCCTCCGCGGTTTCGAGGTCACCACGCCGCAGTGGAACGGGCTGACCGATATCGATCGGCTCTTCGTCCGCGACCCCTACACCGTCGAGCAGGTCGAGGTGGTTCCCGGTCCCGACGCCATCCTCCAGGGGGTGACGTCGCCTGGCGGCTCCATCCGTTACCAGGGCAAGCGGCCCGAGTACACGCCCGCCCACGAGGTGGGCGTGGAGGCGGGGTACCCTGACCACCGCCGGGTGGTGGCCGATACCACTGGGCCCGTTGGGGACCACCTGGCCTACCGCCTGACCCTTGCCGGCCAGGACGGCGAAAGCCGGCCCGCCGAGCAGCAGACCGAGCGGCTCCACGCCCTTGCCGGCCTGGCGTGGCGCTACCACGCCGACGGCGAGCTCCGGCTCGAGCACGGGTTCCAGCGCAATCGGCAGCCCTACGACATGGGCACCGTCTGGCTGGAGGATGGCCCGGTCTACGACACCCCGCTGCACAGCCCGGATCAGGAGAGTGACCGGCGCTACCAGCGCACGGCGCTCTACTGGGACCACGCGCTGACCGAGGGTCTCGCGGTCTCCCTGCGCGCTGCGCACTCGGAGGTGGAGCGGGAGGAGGCGATCGTGGGGTTCTACTCCTTTGGCCTATTGCCGGCGCCGGAGCCGGTGGCCGGGTACGCGGCCCGGATCGACGATCAGTACACCCAGGACGATCTACGGCTCCAGCTCGAGTATGAACACGATACCGCCCGGACTCGGTGGCACTGGGTGGTCGGTGGGGACATGCATCGGCAGGAGATCGACTTCCGGCGCGATCAGCTTCGCTATTGGGATGACGATGACGACTGGTGGCAACAGTTCAGTGTCGATCCCAGAGATCCAGATTTTGCGGGCATCGAACTGTCCAACCTGGCCCTGACGCGGCAGGAGCGGCCCGAGGAGACCGACCGCTACGGGGCCTATCTCGCCAACCGGCTGGAGGTGGGGGCGCGGTGGGCCTTCACCGCCGGTGTGCGTCATACCGAGTACGAGGTTCGTAAGGCGAATGAAGACGATCCGGAACTGGCGATTGCTGCCGAGGACCGGGCGCTCACCTGGCAGGCCGGGCTGCAGCTGGACGTGACCCGTCGCGCGCAGTTGTTCGCCCATGCGGGCACCGGCATACGCCCCAACGAGGGCATCGACCGACACGGCGACTTCCTCCCCTCGCGCGAGAGCGCCGTCACTGAGCTGGGGTGGCGGTATGCGCCGGATCGCCGGCAGCAGCTGGTGGTGGCCGCCTACCACCTGCGGGAGGAGAACCTGCCGCAGGAGGATGAGGCGTATTCGGAGGAGGACTACTTCCGGGCTGTCGGCGAGGTCGAGGTGGAGGGGGTGGAGGCCCGCTACGTCCTGGACACCGGGGCTTGGCGGATCGCTCCCAACGCCACCCTCCAGCGCAGTCGCAACTACGACGAGGATGAGCCGGCGGAGCGGGGGAACCATTTTGAAGGGGTGCCGCGCCACCTGGCTGGTCTGGAGGTGGATCACGATCTGGGCGCCTACACCCCCCTGGCGCTCCGTCTCTGGTACTGCGCCGAGTATGTCGGCGGCTGGTACCTGGACGATGCCAACGACTACCGCACCGACGGTTACACCCTGCACAGCCTCGGGGCGATTTACCAGTGGCCGGAGGGTACGCGGCTCGATCTGCGCGTGCGCAACGCCACCGATGAGCGGTACCTGGCGGCACCGCGGGTGCAGGGGGAGCGCCGCGAGGTGCGCCTCGGGTTAAGCCGACGGTTCTGA
- a CDS encoding outer membrane beta-barrel protein, whose protein sequence is MPRPEPAARARNGAAGLSSALLALGLGGASPSAAANEDPLDWRWWLGGGIEWFHWEEFLDGEREVREQGPRFTLESGVDTRTGFEPGLVLAVTARFTLGRVDYEGSARGVDPDDPPAAQSDTDYRGFHAVGEAGYRFELHTNHLLELTGGLELDGWSRMLQDTDDVDDPEIDTATGYTENYRVLTARAGAGMAHRLGNGHQLEWQLGGRYPFFIDEYDSGTQTPLEPEGRGSAFANLEWRTPDQPWSLRLYYEAYVFDDSDWETAGIDETVLVKQPRSESYRIGATARYRFE, encoded by the coding sequence ATGCCAAGGCCCGAACCAGCAGCCCGAGCCCGCAATGGCGCCGCCGGACTCTCTTCCGCTCTGCTCGCCCTCGGCCTGGGGGGAGCATCTCCCTCGGCCGCAGCCAACGAAGACCCCCTCGATTGGCGGTGGTGGCTCGGCGGCGGCATCGAGTGGTTCCACTGGGAGGAGTTCCTCGACGGCGAGCGGGAGGTCCGCGAGCAAGGTCCCCGTTTCACCCTGGAGAGCGGCGTCGATACACGCACCGGCTTTGAACCGGGGCTCGTCCTTGCGGTGACGGCCCGTTTCACGCTGGGACGGGTGGATTACGAGGGGAGCGCTCGCGGTGTCGATCCCGACGACCCGCCGGCCGCGCAGAGCGACACCGATTACCGGGGCTTCCACGCTGTCGGCGAGGCGGGGTACCGCTTCGAGCTTCACACGAACCACTTGCTTGAGCTGACCGGCGGCCTCGAGCTCGATGGCTGGAGCCGGATGCTCCAGGACACCGACGATGTGGACGACCCGGAGATCGACACCGCCACGGGTTATACGGAGAACTATCGCGTCCTCACTGCGCGCGCCGGAGCCGGCATGGCGCACCGCCTCGGCAACGGTCACCAGCTGGAGTGGCAGCTCGGCGGCCGCTACCCCTTCTTCATCGACGAGTACGATTCGGGCACGCAGACCCCCCTTGAACCCGAGGGCCGCGGTTCGGCGTTCGCCAACCTCGAGTGGCGAACCCCTGACCAGCCCTGGTCGTTGCGCCTCTACTACGAGGCGTACGTCTTCGACGATTCCGACTGGGAGACGGCTGGCATCGATGAGACCGTCTTGGTCAAACAGCCCCGTTCGGAGAGCTATCGAATCGGCGCTACGGCACGGTACCGTTTCGAGTAG